A window of Pedobacter lusitanus contains these coding sequences:
- a CDS encoding ABC transporter permease, which produces MNTALYIARRYLFAKKSTNAINIISTISVLGVFVGSAALIIILSVFNGFEEVVLKMFNTITPHLVIAPAQGKTFDPHSVYFTELKTAKEIYSYTEVLSENALLRYRDKQSVGMVKGVSTAYLKNKSLDSITVQGKFVLENEGGPNAVIGSALQNYLMVNTNDPFTQLQVFSPRKGLKTSSVNPADDFMDLYIPVSGIFEVQQDFDNIAIVPLSFARKLLQEDTKVSSIELNLNKGVDPDLFKAKIERQLGAGYVVKDRVEQNKALYNILSTEKWAVYVILTFILIIAIFNIIGSLTMLVIDKLKDIAILSSLGAGKGLIRKIFLFEGMMITLAGCIFGLLVGLIFCLVQQKFGLVKMSQDNLLMSNAYPIGLKWKDFLLVFITVSIFSFMASALSSNLSVKNINHLNQDL; this is translated from the coding sequence TTGAACACAGCCCTTTATATTGCCCGCAGGTATCTTTTTGCTAAAAAGTCTACCAATGCTATAAATATCATTTCTACCATATCGGTACTGGGGGTTTTTGTGGGAAGTGCGGCATTGATTATCATTTTGTCAGTATTTAATGGATTTGAGGAGGTTGTATTAAAGATGTTTAATACCATAACCCCGCACCTGGTTATCGCACCTGCGCAGGGAAAAACCTTTGATCCTCATAGTGTTTATTTCACAGAGCTGAAAACTGCAAAAGAAATCTATTCTTATACGGAAGTGCTTTCTGAAAATGCATTGCTGAGATATCGTGACAAACAATCTGTTGGTATGGTAAAAGGCGTAAGTACAGCTTATCTTAAAAATAAGAGCCTGGATAGTATTACCGTTCAGGGGAAATTTGTACTGGAGAACGAAGGTGGGCCCAATGCGGTTATCGGATCGGCTTTGCAAAATTATTTAATGGTCAATACGAACGACCCTTTCACGCAACTGCAGGTTTTTTCACCAAGAAAAGGACTAAAAACCAGCTCGGTCAATCCGGCTGATGATTTTATGGATTTATATATTCCGGTATCTGGAATCTTTGAGGTTCAGCAGGACTTTGATAACATCGCTATAGTACCCTTAAGTTTTGCCAGGAAATTATTGCAGGAGGATACCAAAGTGTCTTCTATAGAACTTAACCTGAATAAAGGGGTAGATCCGGATCTCTTTAAAGCGAAGATAGAACGCCAGCTGGGAGCAGGATATGTAGTGAAGGATCGGGTTGAACAGAACAAAGCTTTATATAATATCCTGAGTACAGAAAAATGGGCTGTATATGTCATTTTAACATTTATTCTGATCATCGCAATTTTTAATATTATTGGCTCACTAACTATGCTGGTTATTGATAAGCTGAAAGATATAGCCATTTTAAGCAGTCTTGGCGCCGGAAAAGGACTAATCAGGAAAATATTCCTTTTTGAAGGAATGATGATTACTCTGGCAGGCTGTATTTTTGGCCTTTTGGTTGGGCTTATATTCTGTTTGGTTCAGCAGAAATTCGGATTGGTCAAAATGTCACAGGATAACCTGCTGATGAGTAATGCCTATCCGATTGGCCTCAAATGGAAAGATTTTTTATTAGTATTCATCACAGTGAGTATTTTCTCGTTTATGGCATCAGCTTTGTCATCTAATTTGAGCGTGAAGAACATTAATCACTTAAATCAAGATCTCTAA
- a CDS encoding menaquinone biosynthesis family protein, protein MKLSLGFSPCPNDTFIFDALIHHKIDTEGLEFEVFFDDVETLNQKALKAELDITKLSFHAFAHVADKYALLDAGSALGFGVGPLLICKDESLIASEELNKENSSLTVAIPGQLTTANFLLGIAFPNLVHKQVMVFSEIQDALLNNSIDLGLIIHENRFTYTGKGLHKIVDLGSYWEELTGCAIPLGGIVINRNLDREIQLKVNRLIRKSVEFAFKNPKSGIDFISRHAQEMDEAVMYKHIDLYVNKYSVDLDTEGRRAIDILFKMAHEKGIIPQITKNLYVTS, encoded by the coding sequence ATGAAACTTTCACTCGGCTTTTCTCCCTGTCCAAACGATACTTTTATTTTTGATGCACTCATTCATCATAAAATTGATACTGAAGGATTAGAATTCGAAGTATTCTTTGATGATGTGGAGACCTTAAATCAGAAAGCATTAAAAGCTGAGCTGGATATTACCAAATTAAGTTTTCATGCTTTTGCCCACGTGGCTGATAAATATGCTCTGCTGGATGCCGGAAGTGCATTAGGATTTGGAGTTGGACCTTTACTGATCTGTAAGGATGAAAGTTTGATTGCAAGCGAAGAATTGAACAAAGAAAATTCCTCCTTAACCGTGGCTATTCCAGGACAACTGACTACGGCAAATTTCCTGTTGGGTATTGCATTTCCCAATTTAGTCCATAAACAGGTAATGGTTTTCTCAGAAATTCAGGATGCACTGCTGAATAACAGTATTGATCTTGGACTGATTATCCATGAGAACCGTTTCACTTATACAGGTAAAGGTCTGCATAAGATTGTAGATCTTGGCAGTTACTGGGAAGAACTAACTGGTTGTGCTATTCCGCTGGGAGGTATTGTGATCAACCGTAATCTCGATCGCGAAATACAGCTTAAAGTAAATCGCCTGATCCGTAAATCTGTAGAGTTTGCATTCAAAAATCCAAAATCAGGAATTGATTTTATCTCGCGTCATGCACAGGAAATGGATGAAGCAGTAATGTATAAACACATAGATTTATACGTCAACAAATACTCCGTAGATTTAGATACAGAAGGCAGAAGAGCAATAGACATCCTGTTCAAAATGGCTCACGAGAAAGGAATTATTCCGCAAATCACTAAAAACCTTTACGTAACCAGTTAA
- the mqnB gene encoding futalosine hydrolase: MKILVVAATRAELAECFQNFGLAEGNFIQTPHFDILITGVGMTATAFALGQHLSASAAYKLVINLGIAGCYDHNIPLGSLVNITIDEFSELGAEDKDEFLTIDAMGFGKSRYFARDIPAGLGLPEVNGITINKVHGNKQSIDSIIKRLNPVTESMEGAAVFYSCEQLDIPCIQIRSISNYVEERNREAWKIGLAIKNLNNWAIKFLTYD; the protein is encoded by the coding sequence ATGAAGATACTGGTAGTTGCAGCAACAAGAGCTGAATTAGCCGAATGTTTCCAGAATTTTGGCCTGGCCGAAGGAAATTTCATACAGACCCCTCACTTCGATATATTGATTACCGGAGTAGGAATGACAGCTACAGCGTTTGCATTAGGGCAGCATTTATCTGCATCGGCCGCGTATAAGCTGGTGATTAACCTGGGCATAGCCGGCTGTTATGACCATAATATTCCATTAGGTAGCCTGGTTAATATCACCATTGATGAATTTTCTGAACTGGGTGCTGAAGATAAAGACGAATTTCTTACCATTGATGCAATGGGATTTGGCAAGAGCAGATATTTTGCCAGAGACATTCCTGCCGGTCTTGGATTACCAGAGGTAAATGGGATTACGATAAATAAGGTACACGGAAATAAGCAAAGTATAGACAGCATTATTAAAAGATTGAATCCTGTTACTGAAAGTATGGAAGGCGCTGCTGTTTTTTACAGCTGTGAACAACTGGATATCCCCTGTATACAGATCCGCAGTATCTCCAATTATGTGGAAGAAAGAAACCGGGAAGCCTGGAAAATAGGCCTTGCTATTAAAAACCTGAATAACTGGGCAATTAAATTTTTGACATACGATTAA
- a CDS encoding 6-pyruvoyl trahydropterin synthase family protein, whose translation MIYITRKESFNAAHKLARPDWSDDHNLEVFGKCANPNWHGHNYQLFVTVKGEVNPETGFLVDLKWMKEIINEHIIDKLDHRNLNLDVDFMKDKLASTENLVIAVWDQLLPHIKAGGAELHCVKIYETENNFVEYFG comes from the coding sequence ATGATTTATATAACCCGCAAAGAATCTTTCAACGCCGCTCATAAACTAGCAAGACCAGACTGGTCTGATGATCATAATCTTGAAGTTTTTGGCAAATGTGCCAATCCTAACTGGCATGGTCATAATTATCAGCTATTTGTTACCGTAAAAGGAGAAGTTAATCCTGAAACCGGATTTTTAGTCGACCTTAAATGGATGAAAGAAATTATCAATGAGCATATCATTGACAAACTTGATCATAGAAATCTTAATCTGGATGTAGATTTTATGAAAGACAAACTTGCTTCAACAGAAAACCTGGTGATTGCAGTTTGGGATCAATTACTACCACATATTAAAGCAGGTGGCGCAGAGCTGCATTGCGTTAAAATTTACGAGACCGAAAATAATTTTGTAGAGTACTTCGGTTAA
- the folE gene encoding GTP cyclohydrolase I FolE, whose translation MENNTLDAFDEENEGYVKIDRYNTAKTVSISSHYTDILTQLGEDPQREGLLKTPERVAKALQYLTHGYDIKPDEILRSAMFKEDYSQMVVVKDIEVYSMCEHHMLPFFGKAHVAYIPNGHIVGLSKIPRVVDAFARRLQVQERLTNEIRDCIQDTLDPAGVAVVIECQHLCMAMRGIQKQNSVTTTSAFTGEFAKDKTRAEFLRLITARLH comes from the coding sequence ATGGAAAATAATACACTAGATGCCTTTGATGAAGAGAACGAAGGGTATGTTAAAATAGATCGTTATAATACAGCGAAAACAGTTTCTATTTCCAGCCATTATACTGATATCCTGACTCAGCTGGGAGAAGACCCACAGCGTGAAGGTTTGTTAAAAACGCCTGAGCGTGTAGCTAAAGCGTTGCAGTATCTTACGCATGGCTATGATATTAAACCTGACGAAATTCTGCGTTCAGCGATGTTCAAAGAAGATTACAGCCAGATGGTTGTGGTAAAAGATATAGAAGTTTATTCTATGTGCGAACATCATATGCTGCCTTTCTTTGGTAAAGCCCATGTGGCTTATATTCCCAATGGTCATATTGTTGGTCTAAGTAAAATTCCCCGCGTTGTTGATGCTTTTGCAAGAAGATTACAGGTGCAGGAAAGACTGACAAATGAAATCAGAGACTGTATTCAGGATACTTTAGATCCTGCAGGAGTAGCGGTAGTCATCGAATGTCAGCATTTATGCATGGCAATGAGAGGGATACAAAAGCAAAATTCTGTTACAACAACGTCTGCTTTTACAGGAGAATTTGCAAAAGATAAAACGAGGGCAGAGTTTTTGAGGTTAATTACAGCACGGTTACATTAG
- the fabD gene encoding ACP S-malonyltransferase, translated as MKAYLFPGQGAQFSGMGKELYETEMARELFEKANNIIGFRISDIMFTGTEDELKQTKVTQPAIFLHSVILAKSLGDDFKPDMVAGHSLGEFSALVAASAISFEDGLKLVIARANAMQKACELQPSTMAAILGLADDVVEKICEEIDEVVVAANYNCPGQLVISGSIEGIDIACEKLTAAGAKRALKLNVGGAFHSPLMEPARIELQEAIENTTILPPVCPIYQNVDPIPQTDPEKIKFNLITQLTGAVRWTQTVERMLADGADEFIEVGPGKVLQGLVKKVSREAQTSSAVIPV; from the coding sequence ATGAAAGCATATTTATTTCCAGGGCAAGGCGCGCAATTTTCAGGTATGGGTAAAGAACTATATGAAACTGAGATGGCCAGAGAATTATTTGAAAAGGCAAATAATATTATTGGTTTCCGTATCAGCGACATCATGTTCACAGGTACCGAAGATGAATTGAAGCAGACTAAGGTTACCCAGCCGGCGATATTTCTTCACTCTGTTATACTGGCCAAATCTTTAGGTGATGATTTCAAACCGGATATGGTAGCGGGACATTCTCTGGGAGAGTTTTCAGCACTGGTTGCAGCATCTGCAATTTCATTTGAAGATGGATTGAAACTGGTAATTGCACGTGCAAATGCTATGCAGAAAGCATGTGAACTACAACCTTCAACTATGGCTGCTATTTTAGGATTGGCGGATGATGTAGTAGAGAAAATCTGTGAAGAAATTGATGAAGTGGTGGTAGCGGCAAATTATAACTGTCCGGGACAACTGGTTATTTCAGGTAGTATAGAAGGTATCGATATTGCCTGTGAAAAATTAACTGCAGCGGGAGCTAAGAGAGCCTTGAAATTAAATGTAGGCGGTGCTTTTCACTCTCCTTTAATGGAACCTGCGAGAATTGAACTTCAGGAAGCAATAGAAAATACTACAATTTTGCCTCCTGTGTGTCCGATTTACCAGAATGTTGATCCTATACCACAAACAGACCCTGAAAAAATTAAATTCAATTTAATTACCCAGTTAACTGGTGCAGTCAGATGGACGCAAACAGTAGAACGTATGCTGGCAGACGGAGCCGATGAATTTATTGAAGTAGGACCGGGCAAGGTATTACAAGGCCTGGTTAAAAAAGTAAGCAGAGAGGCTCAGACAAGTTCTGCAGTAATTCCTGTATAA
- a CDS encoding sensor histidine kinase, whose protein sequence is MLKHSITEKDLLQHEASKLQENLALNEQTVYNFLADAQQLERAKQFHLNETFALNYINSYGVKGINILTYDHSVLKFWSSYKAIPPNLDKVKEGSSFLQLSNGWYEAIKKTEGSYTIIFLIDVKNQFSIQNRYLKNGIVNSLSSSNSLALASFMDEQVNGIMNLDGKLLFEVKLKPNYTESVYSTIQIWLWVVGLFSFSLFVNSFCARLAKRGYLVPATLLLLTFFLGVRITDLEYGWYNHQFTLEIFSPSIYAESFFLPSLGDFLLNVLAITWVVLFIYTYKDSYRLPQWMVRSKIAGLFFHFVLLLLFSGIAFLMNDVFFGLIYNSKINFDITNIINLSWLSWVCIIILCLVWFNVYLMASIAIQLTRQLIVNNKERVILFITLFSLYFIYMLCMDFTAFFIAYALFLFIISYNSYIQKNKFSIGIFAAVFFCLAFVSSIKYLKFNDIKERSNRYVIAQKLQSSDDPKVINSIESLGNGISNDLFITDYFKSPGSNRHLALQNYIIKTFLDGYLAPFEHNFYEFNASDSTLAVREDRSLQHYQNLVKSGSVKISNFFYRLNDTFGYQNYFGIIPIFDDNHILGTLVIELKSQQYNYNSQFPEILIDGKLKNDEDYSNYSFAFYNNNKLIKQAGKYTYKIANTEFKGIYGEPVIVNEPKLGYSHLIYSASNSKIIVISKEKVNYIVRLAALSFFFLMFIIFSAGLYMLIWLLKNIDRSWGGWFNINRSLMINANKILYKTRIQLSIVLSVVATLLIVGWSTFFYIRDEYRKQQEDFIREKIRKVQLSYEKQIFSTGIPEATDMAVINFNQFADINSAYLNLFDTDGNLLFTSLPKMYDYGIIGTKMEPKAYIYLKQLQRSEYSNPHETIGEFKYSSAYAPIRNAQNQTVAYIGLPYYGNEADYQSKIGLFINTLINIYALVFVAIGILAVFLANQITSPLTFIQESIKKTKLGQKNQPIVWSRHDEIGSLIKEYNKMISALEESAVKLAKSERESAWREMAKQVAHEIKNPLTPLKLGVQLLEKSWKEKDPNFEQKFERFYRSFVEQIDSLATIASEFSNFAKMPDTKLEKLKLIPIIEQTRDVFVNTKNVEIYISNLTNKEVLIQGDKDQMLRSFNNLMKNAIEAANLKDKCMIFIKITNDSDYVWVEVEDNGKGIDAELQPKIFVPNFTTKSSGTGLGLAFVKQAVENAGGTIDFKSVEDTGTTFYLSFPLVQE, encoded by the coding sequence ATGTTAAAGCATTCTATAACTGAAAAAGACCTTCTGCAACACGAGGCAAGCAAACTTCAGGAAAACCTTGCCTTAAATGAACAAACTGTATATAATTTCTTAGCAGATGCGCAACAGCTCGAGAGAGCCAAGCAGTTTCACCTGAATGAAACATTTGCTTTGAATTATATCAACTCATATGGTGTCAAAGGAATAAATATCCTCACCTATGACCATTCTGTACTTAAATTCTGGAGCTCTTACAAAGCGATACCGCCAAATCTGGATAAGGTAAAAGAAGGTTCTTCTTTTCTGCAATTATCTAACGGCTGGTACGAAGCAATCAAAAAAACAGAAGGAAGTTACACCATTATCTTCCTTATTGATGTGAAAAACCAGTTCAGTATTCAGAACAGGTATCTTAAAAATGGAATCGTAAATAGCTTATCTTCCTCAAATTCTCTGGCTCTGGCTTCCTTTATGGATGAACAGGTTAATGGAATTATGAACCTGGATGGTAAATTACTGTTTGAGGTGAAATTAAAGCCTAATTATACGGAAAGTGTTTACTCTACTATTCAAATCTGGTTATGGGTCGTCGGGTTATTCAGTTTCTCTTTATTTGTCAACTCATTCTGCGCCAGATTAGCCAAAAGAGGTTATCTGGTTCCGGCAACTTTATTACTCCTTACTTTTTTCCTGGGAGTCAGAATTACGGATCTGGAATACGGCTGGTACAATCATCAGTTTACCCTGGAAATTTTCAGCCCCTCGATTTATGCTGAAAGCTTCTTTTTACCCTCTCTGGGTGATTTTCTGCTTAATGTATTAGCTATTACCTGGGTCGTACTTTTTATATATACTTATAAGGATAGTTACAGGCTCCCGCAATGGATGGTCAGAAGCAAGATAGCAGGGCTATTTTTCCATTTTGTATTGCTGCTGCTGTTCTCTGGTATCGCTTTTTTGATGAATGATGTCTTTTTTGGCCTCATTTATAACTCTAAAATAAATTTTGATATTACTAATATTATCAATCTTAGCTGGTTGAGCTGGGTTTGTATTATCATTCTTTGTCTGGTCTGGTTTAATGTTTACCTGATGGCCAGTATCGCCATACAGCTGACCAGGCAATTAATTGTGAACAATAAGGAAAGGGTAATCTTGTTCATTACGCTGTTCTCACTGTATTTCATTTATATGTTATGTATGGATTTTACAGCCTTCTTTATAGCCTATGCTTTATTCCTGTTTATTATTTCCTATAATAGCTATATTCAGAAAAATAAATTTTCTATAGGCATTTTTGCTGCGGTATTTTTCTGTCTTGCCTTTGTTTCATCTATCAAGTATTTAAAATTTAATGATATTAAGGAGCGCAGTAACCGCTACGTTATCGCACAAAAGCTGCAGAGCTCAGATGATCCTAAAGTAATTAACTCTATTGAAAGCCTGGGAAACGGGATTTCCAATGACCTTTTTATTACAGACTATTTTAAAAGCCCGGGGTCAAACAGGCACCTTGCCTTACAGAACTATATTATTAAGACTTTTCTGGATGGTTATTTAGCTCCTTTTGAGCACAATTTTTACGAATTTAATGCTTCAGATTCTACGCTTGCCGTAAGAGAAGACAGGTCATTGCAGCATTATCAGAATCTGGTTAAGTCCGGGTCTGTTAAAATCTCAAACTTCTTTTACCGGCTTAATGATACGTTTGGTTATCAGAATTACTTCGGGATTATCCCGATTTTTGACGATAATCATATTCTGGGGACACTGGTTATCGAACTGAAATCACAACAGTATAATTATAACAGTCAGTTTCCGGAAATCCTGATTGACGGGAAACTGAAAAATGATGAAGATTACAGCAATTATTCTTTTGCGTTTTATAATAATAATAAACTGATCAAGCAGGCTGGTAAGTATACCTACAAAATTGCGAACACAGAATTCAAGGGCATTTACGGAGAACCGGTTATTGTAAATGAACCTAAATTAGGCTATAGTCATTTAATCTATTCGGCGAGTAATTCAAAGATTATAGTGATCAGTAAAGAGAAGGTAAATTATATTGTCAGGCTAGCTGCATTATCTTTCTTCTTTCTGATGTTTATCATCTTTTCTGCGGGCTTATATATGCTGATCTGGTTGCTGAAGAATATTGACAGGAGCTGGGGCGGATGGTTCAATATCAATCGCTCCTTAATGATTAATGCAAATAAGATCCTTTATAAAACCAGGATACAACTTTCCATTGTACTTTCTGTAGTGGCTACCTTACTGATTGTTGGCTGGTCTACATTCTTCTATATCAGGGATGAGTACAGAAAACAACAGGAAGACTTTATCAGGGAGAAAATCAGGAAAGTACAGCTCTCCTATGAAAAGCAGATTTTCAGTACAGGTATACCTGAAGCGACTGATATGGCTGTAATTAACTTCAATCAGTTTGCAGATATCAATTCAGCTTATTTAAACCTTTTTGACACTGACGGGAATCTTTTGTTTACTTCATTGCCCAAGATGTATGATTATGGGATTATAGGAACTAAAATGGAGCCTAAAGCCTATATTTATCTTAAGCAGCTTCAAAGATCTGAATATTCCAATCCTCATGAAACAATCGGTGAGTTCAAATATTCATCAGCCTATGCACCTATACGGAATGCACAAAATCAGACAGTAGCTTATATTGGTCTGCCTTATTATGGAAATGAAGCGGATTATCAGTCAAAAATTGGGCTGTTTATTAATACGCTGATTAATATTTATGCGCTTGTTTTTGTGGCTATTGGTATTCTGGCAGTTTTCCTGGCTAATCAGATTACAAGTCCGTTAACTTTCATCCAGGAAAGTATTAAAAAGACTAAACTTGGCCAGAAAAATCAACCCATTGTCTGGTCCCGTCATGATGAGATAGGTTCACTGATCAAAGAGTATAATAAAATGATCTCTGCGCTTGAAGAGAGCGCAGTTAAGCTAGCCAAGTCTGAAAGGGAAAGTGCGTGGCGTGAGATGGCTAAACAGGTTGCTCATGAGATTAAAAACCCATTGACACCTTTAAAACTTGGTGTACAATTGCTGGAAAAATCCTGGAAAGAGAAAGATCCTAACTTTGAACAAAAATTTGAACGTTTTTACAGGTCTTTTGTAGAGCAGATAGATAGTCTGGCTACCATAGCTTCAGAGTTCTCAAATTTTGCAAAAATGCCGGATACGAAACTGGAAAAGCTAAAGCTTATTCCGATTATTGAACAGACAAGAGATGTTTTTGTCAATACAAAGAATGTTGAAATCTACATCTCTAACCTGACCAATAAAGAGGTCTTGATTCAGGGAGATAAAGATCAGATGCTGCGTTCATTTAATAACCTGATGAAGAATGCGATAGAAGCTGCAAATCTAAAAGACAAGTGCATGATTTTTATCAAAATCACAAATGATTCTGATTATGTATGGGTAGAGGTAGAAGATAATGGAAAGGGTATTGATGCTGAACTGCAGCCAAAGATATTTGTTCCTAATTTCACGACTAAATCTTCCGGAACAGGATTGGGGCTGGCTTTTGTGAAGCAGGCTGTAGAAAACGCTGGTGGAACAATAGACTTTAAGTCTGTAGAAGATACCGGAACCACCTTTTATCTGAGTTTCCCGCTGGTTCAGGAATAG
- a CDS encoding glycoside hydrolase family 10 protein, whose translation MLKKIVFTILTTLITPIFIYAQSSAKIAPKREFRGVWVATVTNIDWPSKPGLSVDEQKQELIGLLDQHKRNGMNAIMLQVRPAADAFYRKSREPWSQWLMGRQGIAPSPGYDPLEFAIAEAHSRGMELHAWFNPYRASMSPNTVFSEDHMTRKRPDLFFTYGGKKQFDPGLPEVREYIVQVILDVVKGYDVDGIHFDDYFYPYPISGQRINDGATFNKYPNGFTNLNDWRRNNVDMLIKQLDDSIHHYKKYVKFGISPFGIWKNSNEDPQGSATHGLSNFTELYADSRKWIKEGWVDYINPQVYFSFTRKAAPFDTLVDWWSNNTYGRHLYIGQAAYLMNQRMEAAWRNPSQIPDQIRYMRENNRVQGSVFFSSKSFSTVARATADSLRNDLYKYPALPPQMPWLDEIVPNIPQGLSAEAVGTGVQLKWSAPLKAEDGETASGYVIYRFDEGERISVVNPKNIIKISFENTTSFLDTGVIKGRRYNYLVTALDRLKNESDPGGPVGVETR comes from the coding sequence ATGCTGAAAAAGATTGTTTTTACAATTCTAACAACTTTAATTACCCCAATTTTTATTTATGCACAATCATCAGCAAAAATTGCTCCAAAAAGGGAGTTTAGAGGGGTCTGGGTCGCTACCGTTACGAATATTGACTGGCCTTCAAAGCCAGGACTGAGTGTAGATGAACAAAAACAGGAGTTGATCGGGTTGCTTGATCAGCATAAAAGAAATGGTATGAATGCTATTATGCTACAGGTAAGGCCTGCTGCGGATGCATTTTACCGTAAATCAAGAGAACCATGGAGTCAGTGGCTGATGGGAAGACAGGGAATTGCCCCTAGTCCGGGTTATGACCCGTTAGAATTTGCTATTGCTGAAGCACATTCCCGTGGAATGGAATTACATGCCTGGTTTAATCCATACCGTGCAAGTATGAGTCCTAATACCGTATTCAGTGAAGACCATATGACCAGAAAAAGACCGGACCTGTTTTTTACCTACGGAGGAAAAAAGCAATTTGATCCGGGTTTACCTGAGGTTAGAGAATATATTGTTCAGGTAATTCTGGATGTGGTTAAAGGATATGATGTAGATGGTATTCACTTTGATGATTATTTCTATCCTTATCCTATTTCTGGTCAGCGTATTAATGATGGTGCTACCTTTAATAAATATCCGAATGGCTTTACAAATCTGAACGACTGGAGGAGAAATAATGTAGACATGCTGATTAAACAGCTGGATGACAGTATTCATCACTACAAAAAATATGTGAAGTTTGGTATCAGCCCTTTTGGAATATGGAAAAATAGTAATGAGGACCCGCAAGGGTCTGCTACTCATGGACTTTCTAATTTTACAGAACTGTATGCAGACTCAAGGAAATGGATTAAAGAAGGCTGGGTAGATTATATCAATCCGCAGGTATATTTCAGCTTTACCAGAAAAGCAGCGCCATTTGATACTTTAGTAGATTGGTGGAGTAATAATACTTATGGAAGACACCTCTATATCGGACAAGCAGCTTATTTGATGAATCAGCGTATGGAGGCTGCATGGAGAAACCCAAGTCAGATTCCAGATCAGATCAGATATATGAGAGAAAATAACCGTGTTCAGGGAAGTGTTTTCTTCAGTTCCAAATCCTTTTCTACAGTAGCAAGGGCAACTGCTGATTCTTTAAGAAATGATTTGTATAAATATCCGGCGCTTCCGCCACAAATGCCTTGGCTGGATGAAATTGTACCTAATATACCCCAGGGTTTAAGTGCAGAGGCAGTTGGAACCGGGGTTCAGCTTAAATGGTCTGCACCATTAAAAGCAGAGGATGGAGAAACTGCATCTGGTTATGTGATCTATAGATTTGATGAGGGCGAAAGAATCAGTGTGGTCAACCCTAAAAATATTATAAAGATCAGTTTTGAGAATACAACATCCTTTTTGGATACAGGTGTAATTAAAGGAAGACGGTATAATTACCTGGTTACTGCGCTGGACAGGCTGAAGAACGAAAGTGATCCAGGTGGACCGGTTGGTGTTGAAACCAGATAA